The following coding sequences lie in one Alphaproteobacteria bacterium genomic window:
- a CDS encoding branched-chain amino acid ABC transporter permease — MDAIVLQILNGLDKGGAYALIALGLTLIFGTLGVVNFAHGALFMLGAFCTVTVAKLLTLSKQIKDESITAFAAFKEEPYMRLWFGDAGDTIIDLAVPISLLLTVPLMLLFGLVMERGLIKHFYKRPHAEQILVTFGLAIVLQEIIKAFFGANPIPTPAPDALSGSAAVGEWVGLGSHVVYPWWRLVYLAFSLAVIGAVFAFLRFTTFGMVVRAGMQDRETVGLLGIDIDRRFTIVFGIAAIVAGLAGSMYTPILSPDYHMGMDFLVLSFVVVVAGGMGSLAGAVVAGFLLGILQSFASMNEVKAIFPGIDQIVIYLVAVVILLVRPRGLMGRRGMMES, encoded by the coding sequence ATGGACGCCATCGTCCTGCAGATCCTGAACGGCCTCGACAAGGGCGGCGCCTATGCGCTGATCGCCCTCGGGCTCACCCTGATCTTCGGCACCCTGGGCGTGGTCAACTTCGCCCACGGCGCCCTGTTCATGCTCGGCGCATTCTGCACGGTGACGGTGGCCAAGCTGCTGACCCTGTCGAAGCAGATCAAGGACGAGAGCATCACCGCCTTCGCCGCGTTCAAGGAAGAGCCCTATATGCGGCTGTGGTTCGGCGACGCCGGCGACACCATCATCGACCTCGCCGTGCCGATCTCGCTGCTGCTGACCGTGCCGCTGATGCTGCTGTTCGGCCTGGTGATGGAACGCGGCCTGATCAAGCACTTCTACAAGCGCCCGCACGCCGAGCAGATCCTGGTCACCTTCGGCCTGGCCATCGTGCTGCAGGAGATCATCAAGGCCTTCTTCGGCGCCAACCCGATTCCGACGCCGGCCCCGGACGCGCTGTCGGGTAGCGCCGCCGTCGGCGAGTGGGTCGGGCTGGGCAGCCACGTGGTCTATCCCTGGTGGCGACTGGTCTACCTCGCCTTCTCGCTGGCGGTGATCGGCGCCGTCTTCGCCTTCCTGCGCTTCACCACCTTCGGCATGGTGGTGCGTGCCGGCATGCAGGATCGCGAGACCGTCGGCCTGCTCGGCATCGACATCGACCGCCGCTTCACCATCGTGTTCGGCATCGCCGCCATCGTCGCAGGCCTGGCCGGCTCGATGTACACGCCGATCCTGTCGCCCGACTACCACATGGGCATGGACTTCCTGGTGCTGTCCTTCGTGGTGGTGGTGGCCGGCGGCATGGGCTCGCTGGCCGGCGCCGTGGTCGCCGGCTTCCTGCTCGGCATCCTGCAGTCCTTCGCCTCGATGAACGAGGTCAAGGCGATCTTCCCCGGCATCGACCAGATCGTGATCTACCTGGTGGCGGTGGTCATCCTGCTGGTGCGCCCGCGCGGCCTGATGGGGCGGCGGGGCATGATGGAGAGCTGA
- a CDS encoding substrate-binding protein gives MSANKGHWNRRRVLKAGAGLVGAGMAPTVFTRGAWAQEFRNNPGDSPTVTFGFNVPQTGAYADEGADELRAYQLAVKHLNGEGDGGLLNTMQPLSLTGNGVLGKRVEFVTGDTQTKADEARASAKRMIEADGVIMFSGGSSSAVAVAVQSLAQEMGVVFMCGLTHSNDTTGKDRRRYGFRHFFNAYMSGQALGPVLEAEMGNDRRAYHLTADYTWGWTQEESIKAATEALGWQTVETVRTPLGAGDFSQYITPVLNSGADVLILNHYGKDMVNSLTQAVQFGLRDMQVNGKNFEIVVPLYSRLMAQGAGEAIKGILGTTNWHWSLQDAGSQAFVSSFGQEYGFPPSQAAHTCYVQALLYANACEMAGTFYPPEVIRALEDFNFDGMGNGPTLYRGEDHQCFKDVLVVRGNENPTSQFDLLEVVQIVPRAQVEYDSSIFGGELGPYEV, from the coding sequence ATGTCTGCAAACAAGGGTCACTGGAACCGCCGCCGGGTGCTGAAGGCCGGCGCGGGCCTGGTCGGCGCCGGCATGGCGCCGACGGTGTTCACGCGCGGCGCGTGGGCGCAGGAGTTCCGCAACAACCCCGGGGACAGCCCGACCGTCACCTTCGGCTTCAACGTGCCGCAGACCGGTGCCTATGCCGACGAGGGCGCCGACGAACTGCGCGCCTACCAGCTTGCGGTCAAGCACCTGAACGGCGAGGGCGACGGCGGCCTGCTGAACACGATGCAGCCGCTGTCGCTGACCGGCAACGGCGTGCTCGGCAAGCGGGTCGAGTTCGTCACCGGCGACACCCAGACCAAGGCCGACGAGGCCCGGGCCTCGGCCAAGCGCATGATCGAGGCCGACGGCGTGATCATGTTCTCCGGCGGCTCGTCGTCGGCGGTCGCTGTCGCGGTGCAGAGCCTGGCGCAGGAGATGGGCGTCGTCTTCATGTGCGGCCTGACCCACTCCAACGACACCACCGGCAAGGACCGCCGCCGCTACGGCTTCCGGCACTTCTTCAACGCCTACATGTCGGGCCAGGCGCTCGGCCCGGTGCTCGAGGCCGAGATGGGCAACGATCGCCGCGCCTATCACCTGACCGCCGACTATACCTGGGGCTGGACCCAGGAGGAGTCGATCAAGGCGGCGACAGAGGCGCTGGGCTGGCAGACGGTGGAGACGGTGCGCACCCCGCTGGGCGCCGGCGACTTCTCGCAGTACATCACGCCGGTGCTGAACAGCGGCGCCGACGTGCTGATCCTGAACCACTACGGCAAGGACATGGTCAACTCGCTGACCCAGGCCGTGCAGTTCGGGCTGCGCGACATGCAGGTCAACGGCAAGAACTTCGAGATCGTGGTGCCTTTGTATTCGCGCCTGATGGCGCAGGGCGCCGGCGAGGCGATCAAGGGCATCCTCGGCACCACCAACTGGCACTGGTCGCTGCAGGACGCCGGCTCGCAGGCCTTCGTTTCGTCGTTCGGCCAGGAATACGGCTTCCCGCCGTCGCAGGCCGCGCACACCTGCTACGTGCAGGCGCTGCTCTATGCCAATGCGTGCGAGATGGCCGGCACCTTCTATCCGCCCGAGGTGATCCGGGCGCTGGAGGACTTCAACTTCGACGGCATGGGCAACGGGCCGACGCTGTATCGCGGCGAGGACCACCAGTGCTTCAAGGACGTGCTGGTCGTGCGCGGCAACGAGAACCCGACCAGCCAGTTCGACCTGCTGGAGGTCGTGCAGATCGTCCCGCGGGCCCAGGTCGAGTACGACTCCTCGATCTTCGGCGGCGAGCTCGGGCCCTACGAGGTCTGA
- a CDS encoding short-chain fatty acyl-CoA regulator family protein yields MARIPIGYRLRERRRALGMTQTELAQAVGISPSYANLIEHDRRQIGGALLANLARVLGLDLDSLTGAQEARLIQALGELAGDPALRGLDLPPGDAADLVARHPAWSRALLTLYRSLVDTRGQVAALTERLSQDSVLMDIGHQILTHITSIRSSAEILEEFTDLDDARRRQFLAVVAGESTRLAAAAQALFAFFKDASADARTSSPMEEVDDFIIDNRNYFPALEEAAAALRRRLDAPERLETAALAAHLEGRHGIACRTVAAGGADEAASAAACRYDRAGAVMLIPEGLPAMTVRFQLAHLVAELEAADAIAAQVAGARLSSEEARRRAERALASYVAGAVLFPYEAFHDAATRTRYDIDVLEHRFGGSFEQVCHRLVTLRRQDLSGVPFAFMRADPAGNVTKRFSIPGLSLPRYGTACPLWAIYRALQAPNQTVAQMACMPDDSAFLFIARAIVKRPPAHRRPGTAFSVMICCEALYADRIVYGDGLDPGRPSLLTPVGTTCRLCPRDDCAQRAYPRVLAPA; encoded by the coding sequence ATGGCGCGGATTCCGATCGGTTACCGCCTGCGTGAGCGCCGGCGGGCGCTGGGCATGACCCAGACCGAGCTGGCACAGGCGGTCGGCATCTCGCCCAGCTACGCCAACCTGATCGAGCACGACCGCCGCCAGATCGGCGGCGCGCTGCTGGCCAACCTCGCCCGCGTGCTCGGCCTCGACCTCGACAGCCTGACCGGGGCGCAGGAGGCGCGGCTGATCCAGGCGCTGGGCGAGCTGGCCGGCGACCCGGCGCTGCGCGGGCTCGACCTGCCGCCGGGCGATGCCGCCGACCTGGTCGCCCGTCACCCGGCCTGGAGCCGGGCGCTGCTGACCCTCTATCGCAGCCTGGTCGACACCCGCGGCCAGGTCGCGGCGCTGACCGAGCGGCTGAGCCAGGATTCGGTGCTGATGGACATCGGCCACCAGATCCTCACCCACATCACCTCGATCCGCTCCTCGGCGGAGATCCTGGAGGAGTTCACCGACCTCGACGATGCGCGCCGGCGCCAGTTCCTGGCGGTGGTCGCCGGCGAGAGCACGCGGCTCGCCGCCGCCGCGCAGGCGCTGTTCGCCTTCTTCAAGGACGCCAGCGCCGATGCACGCACCTCCTCGCCGATGGAGGAGGTCGACGACTTCATCATCGACAACCGCAACTACTTTCCCGCCCTGGAAGAGGCGGCCGCGGCGCTGCGCCGGCGGCTCGACGCGCCGGAACGGCTGGAGACGGCGGCGCTGGCCGCGCACCTGGAAGGCCGCCACGGCATCGCCTGCCGCACCGTCGCCGCCGGCGGAGCGGACGAGGCGGCGTCGGCCGCCGCCTGCCGCTACGACCGGGCGGGTGCGGTCATGCTGATCCCAGAGGGGCTGCCGGCGATGACGGTGCGCTTCCAGCTCGCCCACCTGGTCGCCGAGCTGGAGGCGGCAGACGCCATCGCTGCACAGGTGGCGGGCGCGCGCCTGAGCAGCGAGGAGGCGCGCCGCCGCGCCGAGCGGGCGCTGGCCTCCTATGTCGCCGGCGCCGTGCTGTTCCCCTACGAGGCGTTCCACGACGCCGCCACCCGCACCCGCTACGACATCGACGTGCTGGAGCACCGCTTCGGCGGCAGCTTCGAGCAGGTCTGCCACCGGCTGGTCACTCTGCGCCGGCAGGACCTCAGCGGCGTGCCGTTCGCCTTCATGCGCGCGGACCCCGCCGGCAACGTCACCAAGCGCTTCAGCATCCCCGGGCTCAGCCTGCCGCGCTATGGCACCGCCTGTCCGCTGTGGGCGATCTACCGCGCGCTGCAGGCACCCAACCAGACGGTGGCGCAGATGGCGTGCATGCCCGACGACAGCGCCTTCCTGTTCATCGCGCGCGCCATCGTCAAGCGGCCGCCCGCGCACCGGCGGCCGGGCACCGCGTTCAGCGTGATGATCTGCTGCGAGGCGCTGTATGCCGACCGCATCGTCTACGGCGACGGGCTCGACCCCGGCCGCCCGTCGCTGCTGACCCCGGTCGGCACCACCTGCCGGCTGTGCCCGCGCGACGACTGCGCCCAGCGCGCCTATCCGCGCGTTCTCGCCCCGGCATGA
- a CDS encoding response regulator yields MSRVGSSILIVEDEPFIVESLRFLLEREGHTVQAVRDGAAAIAAIDRARPDLIVLDVMLPKRNGFEILKWVRGHRTVSDVPVLILTAKGQDADRRKAEEFGVDAFVTKPFSNRDVIRQVTDLLAAGRAQAAAH; encoded by the coding sequence GTGAGCCGTGTGGGATCGTCGATCCTGATCGTCGAGGACGAGCCTTTTATCGTCGAATCCCTGCGCTTCCTGCTGGAGCGCGAGGGCCACACGGTGCAGGCAGTGAGGGACGGCGCCGCCGCGATCGCGGCGATCGACCGGGCGCGGCCGGACCTGATCGTGCTCGACGTCATGCTGCCCAAGCGCAACGGTTTCGAGATCCTGAAATGGGTGCGCGGCCATCGCACAGTCAGTGACGTCCCCGTGCTGATCCTGACCGCCAAGGGCCAGGACGCCGACCGCAGGAAGGCGGAGGAGTTCGGCGTGGACGCCTTCGTCACCAAGCCGTTCTCAAACCGCGACGTCATCCGCCAGGTCACCGACCTGCTCGCCGCCGGCCGGGCGCAGGCGGCGGCGCACTAG